From a single Eretmochelys imbricata isolate rEreImb1 chromosome 13, rEreImb1.hap1, whole genome shotgun sequence genomic region:
- the ZSWIM1 gene encoding zinc finger SWIM domain-containing protein 1 — protein MALVTVKELLSFDCGSLVAYQLDKNSQLDSISFQTVLMRNIFVHFPDVIFIHRTHNPRGKALYMFMVDRPFLKLQGEMTKVIHFAVPAKESAESLAHMYRTFKAFNPEWKKIKTFLVDPHFRLLQTLSEAFPSAEVQLSVFHVCKHLQQKIHQMSLECISERLILNALRNTMCAATESNLKMMHTILSDFVKPDLLPQLHTHWLLNDKIWAMHRWRNWMECNQYFKDLEIITRGLSQVFCTGLSLEICITSLAKHYQKCVSKRPPDAVLFSVNPLSSTMSTETVFQSLPAQDSPPTSHNTQIALQNQPAQSSPPVSPSLTAAHQKWPGQNSPPNPLVLLPHPLAAPQSPLLLQNQLAAPQIFPFQNEPAPYSLPVSLNLTAAHQKWPGQNSLPNPLVLQNPLPASQNQLANPQSPLDPLSHEIKLEIITEDPKGDQGVACNQETEDCIRQSLRDICTEPAARLCLNEFAVAQKSVQLIGTNEDIVNIQILEDTHKVNQRSLKSCTCHFNQAFQLPCRHILAVLNSDKKILQPEMLSEQWQKEPNISQAGQNGTDGLLEVLKSSWNESLDKSLAVSFLTAEISRLLTQCSREEFDRRYNTLRELADSWIGPYVQVKL, from the coding sequence ATGGCCCTAGTTACCGTGAAGGAACTGCTGAGCTTTGATTGTGGCTCCCTGGTCGCTTATCAATTAGATAAAAACTCTCAGCTGGACTCTATCAGCTTCCAGACCGTCCTCATGAGGAACATATTTGTGCATTTTCCTGATGTCATATTCATCCACAGAACCCACAATCCGCGGGGCAAAGCTCTGTACATGTTCATGGTGGACAGACCTTTCCTGAAGCTGCAGGGTGAGATGACAAAGGTAATTCATTTTGCTGTCCCAGCTAAAGAATCTGCAGAAAGCCTGGCTCACATGTATAGGACTTTCAAGGCCTTCAACCCTGAGTGGAAGAAAATTAAGACCTTTCTGGTAGATCCACACTTTCGATTGTTGCAGACGCTTTCTGAAGCATTCCCATCTGCAGAGGTGCAGCTATCTGTTTTCCATGTATGCAAGCACCTGCAGCAGAAGATTCATCAGATGTCTTTGGAATGCATCTCAGAGAGACTGATCTTAAATGCCTTGAGGAACACTATGTGTGCAGCCACTGAAAGCAACCTGAAAATGATGCATACCATCCTGAGTGACTTTGTAAAGCCAGATTTGCTTCCCCAGCTTCATACCCACTGGCTTCTCAATGACAAGATATGGGCTATGCATAGATGGAGGAATTGGATGGAATGCAATCAGTATTTTAAAGACTTGGAGATCATCACACGGGGCTTAAGCCAGGTCTTCTGCACTGGACTGTCTCTGGAGATCTGCATCACTTCTCTGGCGAAACACTACCAGAAGTGTGTTTCAAAGAGGCCACCTGATGCTGTGCTGTTCTCTGTTAACCCTCTGAGCAGTACCATGTCTACTGAGACAGTTTTTCAGAGCCTGCCAGCTCAGGACTCGCCACCAACCTCTCACAACACCCAAATAGCTCTTCAGAATCAACCAGCTCAGAGTTCTCCACCAGTTTCTCCCAGTCTCACAGCAGCTCATCAGAAATGGCCAGGTCAGAATTCCCCTCCAAATCCCCTGGTTCTTCTTCCGCATCCCCTGGCAGCTCCTCAGAGCCCCCTGCTTCTTCAGAATCAGCTGGCAGCCCCTCAGATCTTCCCTTTTCAGAACGAGCCAGCTCCGTATTCTTTGCCAGTTTCTCTCAATCTCACAGCAGCTCATCAGAAATGGCCAGGTCAGAATTCCCTTCCAAATCCCCTGGTTCTTCAGAATCCCTTGCCTGCCTCGCAGAACCAGCTAGCAAACCCTCAGAGCCCCTTGGATCCTTTATCCCATGAAATTAAACTGGAGATCATCACTGAAGACCCAAAGGGTGACCAAGGTGTGGCGTGTAACCAAGAGACTGAAGATTGCATCAGGCAGTCACTGAGAGACATTTGCACAGAGCCTGCAGCCAGACTATGCTTGAACGAGTTTGCAGTGGCACAAAAGTCTGTGCAGCTCATAGGCACCAATGAAGACATAGTCAATATACAGATCCTTGAAGACACCCACAAAGTGAACCAAAGGAGCCTGAAAAGCTGCACTTGCCACTTCAATCAAGCTTtccagctgccctgcaggcacATCCTGGCTGTGTTGAACTCTGATAAGAAGATCTTACAGCCAGAGATGCTGAGCGAGCAATGGCAGAAGGAACCTAATATCTCTCAGGCAGGGCAAAATGGGACTGATGGCCTTTTGGAGGTTCTGAAAAGCTCCTGGAATGAGTCTCTGGATAAATCCTTAGCAGTGTCCTTTCTTACAGCGGAGATTAGCCGGCTTCTTACCCAGTGCAGCAGGGAGGAGTTTGATCGGAGGTACAACACCCTCCGAGAATTGGCCGATAGCTGGATTGGACCTTATGTTCAGGTGAAGCTGTAG
- the ZSWIM3 gene encoding zinc finger SWIM domain-containing protein 3, whose translation MEVGSCFRNYDDFKECFSTYKKENKCHYGLKNCVSVRFYNRKHGTSIREDITFIQVKFGCVRTREYSKKRKPQPSLCPAFFVLQYNEEIDRLVITELNSNHIHVDPGGTSLSRTSSSLVTRTTTKIASCMADGSPATKLRRQQSREAEATVTVSEECVMADMTLNGSPAPLSKVAMQPEAVKESVSTSALVRIAEVMKNFLRVDMGSLASISVGSNQDLDRLNFQTSKMRSLFVKFPESLLLHRVQSERGHVLYAFLVESKDRVGKMVHFAVLKEDTGENVSKMLTVFKEFNPEWQKVKVVFVDMSFLHKATMQELFPSTQVLLSVYHTVRFLEKKVKETVATVSFKHKLKLALREVVFSTSNANLDILSQLVKRLVDKELYNYLQANWFSCEMLWYMHAKKGLHSCSTYVDSLDLITHKISSLFNKQLSLETSILHFVEYADCFNTKGLENLNQGFSSVEEENQSKRVEKPKVRTRASMKRTPVAASQPQNKCPEPPNQLAKQKPANTPGTMLAAIRESCTDLGYQLCLNEWEVVQKSTQLINVLKDNIVVQLLEDTHQVSKDCKNCSCYFHCRYQLPCRHILSVLHANKKAVEEAMVCKRWQKKYQHLSVLGDNLLDDIGPSMGSQPAAEEERYDKIQSLSKELANLLMQCDGEELEERSSTLKMIVDIWAKSSEPVEAGKCSTFRNVGDLPFLWVKQEEIEMEDAGATSERSLTGTNMFLI comes from the exons ATGGAAGTTGGCTCATGCTTTAGAAACTATGATGACTTCAAGGAGTGTTTCAGCACTTACAAGAAAGAGAACAAGTGTCACTATGGCTTAAAGAACTGTGTCTCTGTCCGCTTTTACAACCGGAAACATGGGACCAGCATCCGCGAGGACATCAC GTTCATCCAGGTGAAGTTTGGCTGTGTCCGGACACGGGAATACAGTAAGAAGAGGAAACCACAGCCCAGCTTGTGCCCAGCTTTTTTTGTCCTGCAGTATAACGAGGAAATAGACCGGCTGGTGATTACTGAACTGAACAGTAATCACATCCATGTAGACCCGGGGGGAACTTCCTTGTCCCGTACTAGCTCTTCTCTAGTGACGAGAACCACAACCAAAATTGCAAGTTGCATGGCAGATGGCAGCCCTGCAACAAAACTGCGTAGACAACAATCAAGAGAGGCAGAAGCCACTGTAACAGTCAGTGAGGAGTGTGTGATGGCTGACATGACTTTGAATGGGTCACCTGCTCCACTTAGCAAGGTTGCTATGCAACCTGAGGCAGTGAAGGAAAGTGTCTCAACTTCAGCTTTAGTCAGAATTGCAGAGGTCATGAAAAACTTCCTGAGAGTGGACATGGGCTCATTGGCCTCTATTAGCGTGGGCAGCAACCAGGACCTAGACAGACTGAACTTCCAGACCAGCAAGATGAGGAGCCTGTTTGTCAAATTTCCTGAGAGCCTTTTGTTGCACAGGGTGCAGAGTGAGAGAGGGCATGTGCTTTATGCCTTCCTTGTGGAGAGTAAGGACCGAGTAGGGAAGATGGTGCACTTCGCTGTCCTGAAGGAGGACACCGGTGAGAATGTAAGCAAAATGCTGACTGTCTTCAAAGAGTTCAATCCTGAGTGGCAGAAGGTCAAGGTGGTCTTTGTGGACATGTCTTTCCTTCACAAAGCCACCATGCAGGAGCTCTTCCCCTCAACCCAGGTGCTTCTCTCTGTCTACCACACTGTCAGATTCcttgagaagaaagtaaaggAAACAGTGGCCACTGTTTCCTTCAAGCATAAACTGAAGTTGGCTTTGAGGGAGGTGGTTTTTTCCACCTCAAATGCAAATCTAGACATCTTGTCTCAGCTGGTAAAGCGCTTGGTGGACAAAGAGTTGTACAACTATCTTCAGGCCAATTGGTTCTCCTGTGAGATGCTGTGGTACATGCATGCAAAGAAGGGCCTTCATTCCTGCAGCACCTACGTAGACAGTCTGGATCTCATCACTCATAAAATATCCAGTCTCTTCAACAAGCAGTTGTCCCTGGAGACCAGCATCCTTCACTTTGTTGAATATGCCGACTGCTTCAATAccaaaggtctggaaaacctgaaCCAGGGTTTCTCAAGTGTTGAAGAAGAGAATCAAAGCAAACGTGTGGAAAAGCCGAAGGTGCGTACCCGTGCCTCCATGAAGCGTACCCCTGTTGCTGCCTCACAGCCCCAAAACAAATGTCCTGAACCGCCCAACCAACTTGCCAAACAGAAACCTGCAAATACCCCAGGCACCATGCTGGCAGCAATCCGAGAGAGTTGCACAGACCTAGGCTACCAGCTGTGTCTGAATGAGTGGGAAGTGGTGCAGAAGTCAACTCAGCTCATTAACGTCCTGAAAGACAATATTGTGGTTCAGCTGCTAGAAGACACACACCAGGTCAGCAAAGACTGCAAGAACTGCAGCTGTTACTTCCACTGCCGGTACCAGCTCCCCTGCAGGCACATCCTGTCTGTGCTGCATGCCAACAAGAAGGCTGTGGAGGAAGCTATGGTATGCAAGCGTTGGCAGAAGAAGTACCAGCACCTTTCAGTCTTGGGAGATAACCTCCTAGATGATATTGGGCCCTCAATGGGTAGCCAACCAGCAGCAGAAGAAGAAAGATATGACAAAATCCAGTCCCTCAGCAAGGAGCTTGCTAATCTCCTGATGCAGTGTGATGGGGAAGAGCTAGAGGAGCGCAGCTCCACACTCAAAATGATTGTGGATATCTGGGCTAAATCCTCAGAGCCAGTGGAGGCTGGGAAATGCTCTACCTTCAGAAATGTGGGGGACTTGCCATTTCTTTGGGTAAAGCAGGAGGAAATAGAAATGGAGGATGCAGGTGCAACCTCTGAGAGATCATTGACAGGTACCAACATGTTCCTGATTTGA
- the ACOT8 gene encoding acyl-coenzyme A thioesterase 8, with protein MAAPASAGGFRVPAAGARAESPGSGDRPDAGQPAPAGDLRSVLVTSVLSLEPLDLDLFRGRHYWVPATRRLFGGQIVGQALVAAAKAVSEDVHAHSLHCYFVRAGDPTVPVLYQVERTRTGKSFSVRSVKAIQHGKPILICQASFQQTQESPVQHQFTMPTVPPPEELLSQEELIQKYLQDPNLVEKYRLGLNKILAQEVPVEIKPVSPSKTFCQLSQEPKQLLWVRARGYIGECDMKLHCCVAAYISDYAFLGTALLPHRQHPVKFMVSLDHSMWFHAPFRADHWMLYECESPWAGGCRGLVHGRLWRRDGVLAVTCAQEGVIRVTQSPAESKL; from the exons ATGGCGGCCCCCGCGAGCGCCGGCGGCTTCCGGGTTCCAGCGGCGGGGGCCAGAGCCGAGTCTCCCGGGAGCGGGGACCGGCCCGATGCGGGGCAGCCGGCGCCCGCCGGCGACCTGCGCAGCGTCCTGGTCACCAGCgtcctcagcctggagcccctggaccTGGACCTGTTCAG AGGGCGGCACTACTGGGTCCCCGCCACGCGGCGGCTCTTCGGCGGGCAGATCGTGGGCCAGGCTCTGGTGGCGGCCGCCAAGGCGGTGAGCGAGGACGTCCACGCCCACTCCCTGCACTGTTACTTCGTGCGAGCAG GGGATCCTACGGTGCCGGTTCTATACCAGGTGGAGCGCACACGCACAGGGAAGAGCTTCTCTGTTCGCTCAGTGAAGGCCATTCAGCATGGGAAGCCAATCCTCATCTGCCAGGCCTCCTTCCAGCAGACCCAGGAGAGCCCTGTGCAGCACCAGTTCACCATGCCCACTGTGCCACCCCCGGAGGAGCTGCTGTCTCAAGAAGAGCTAATTCAGAAATACCTGCA GGATCCCAATTTGGTGGAGAAATACAGGCTGGGACTCAACAAGATCCTGGCCCAGGAGGTACCGGTTGAGATCAAGCCTGTGAGCCCGTCGAAGACTTTCTGCCAGCTGTCTCAGGAGCCCAAGCAGCTACTCTGGGTTCGGGCACGAGGCTACATTG GGGAGTGTGATATGAAGCTGCACTGCTGCGTGGCTGCCTACATCTCCGACTATGCCTTCctgggcacagctctgctcccgcACCGGCAGCATCCTGTCAAGTTCATGGTGTCCCTCGACCACTCCATGTGGTTCCACGCCCCCTTCCGCGCTGACCACTGGATGCTGTATGAGTGTGAGAGCCCCTGGGCCG GTGGGTGCCGAGGGCTGGTGCATGGGCGGCTGTGGCGCAGGGATGGAGTCCTGGCTGTCACCTGCGCGCAGGAAGGAGTCATCAGGGTGACACAGAGCCCAGCTGAGAGCAAACTGTAG